Proteins encoded by one window of Cloeon dipterum chromosome 4, ieCloDipt1.1, whole genome shotgun sequence:
- the LOC135942827 gene encoding glycosaminoglycan xylosylkinase, with the protein MSLTYRAMLRRKYAATALLFMLLLVIVTNIYFIYIVVDEKTSKSNEPAKETTAELDRQKAQSAKEHQNQNFQNKDGHKMTRKYYKHQNASIIAAQQILLLTQKLPSHYLELNEQHREILHRIFYDLTPSSELSSSDVKQLTDQWVTNEEIVPESAPLLGSVLKSICNSKILKARSGRGLGTQLKILLTLEGNMTAIFKPQWYPREQIIEGPVYAGKDRHNAEIAAFHLGLILGFRKIPLAVGRKINLHREVMPVADHELLETFHQEGNNTCFDGICAYCGPHDPICAKQDILEGSLILWLPNKVKLRKIRHPWQRVYKDGKRAKWEADEKFCDYVKSQDIRKIGGLTTLLDLVDASIFDFLIDNGDRHHFEIFEKQRSTMIVMLDNGKSFGNPAIDHIDILAPLYQCCILRRTTYERLLLYTGGTLSIALEKSLQWSHISPVLTDKHLLALDRRLKIVLGAISLCLQKRDENHLPPVLL; encoded by the exons AGCAAAAGAAACCACCGCAGAGCTG gatcGTCAGAAAGCGCAAAGTGCTAAGGAACATCAAAATCAGAACTTCCAAAACAAAGACGGTCATAAAATGACAAGGAAATATTACAAACACCAAAACGCGTCCATAATTGCTGCTCAACAAATACTCCTTCTAACACAGAAGCTGCCATCCCATTACTTAGAACTCAATGAACAACACAGGGAAATTTTGCACAGGATTTTTTATGATCTCACACCTTCTTCCGAACTAAGTTCCTCAGATGTCAAACAGTTGACAGaccaa TGGGTCACAAACGAAGAAATTGTTCCCGAGTCCGCACCTCTTCTTGGATCAGTCCTCAAGTCCATTTGCAACTCAAAAATTCTCAAAGCACGGAGTGGCAGAGGCCTTGgaactcaattaaaaattttgcttactTTAGAGGGAAACATGACTGCCATTTTTAAGCCTCAGTG GTACCCAAGAGAACAAATAATAGAAGGGCCAGTGTATGCTGGAAAAGACAGACACAACGCAGAAATTGCTGCCTTCCATTTAGGTTTGATATTGGGCTTCCGTAAAATCCCCCTTGCTGTAGGCAGGAAAATCAATCTTCACAGAGAAGTGATGCCTGTCGCAGACCATGAATTACTCGAAACTTTCCATCAAGAAG GCAATAATACTTGCTTTGATGGTATTTGTGCTTATTGCGGACCACACGATCCAATTTGCGCCAAACAAGACATTTTAGAAGGGTCCCTTATTCTATGGTTGCCAAATAAAGTGAAACTGCGGAAAATCAGACACCCTTGGCAGAGAGTCTACAAAGATGGGAAAAGAGCCAA GTGGGAGGCTGATGAAAAATTCTGTGATTATGTCAAGTCACAAGACATCAGGAAAATTGGAGGCCTGACAACTTTGCTGGACTTGGTTGACGcatcaatttttgattttctcaTCGACAATGGTGACAGACACCACTTTGAAATCTTCGAAAAACAGCGCTCGACAATGATAGTGATGCTGGACAATGGAAAAAG TTTTGGAAACCCTGCCATTGACCACATTGACATCTTAGCGCCTCTCTATCAATGTTGCAT ATTGCGGCGGACCACCTATGAAAGGCTTCTCCTTTACACCGGTGGAACCCTGTCAATTGCGTTGGAGAAATCGCTGCAGTGGAGTCACATTTCGCCTGTGCTGACAGACAAACACTTGCTAGCACTCGACAGAAGactaaaaattgttcttgGTGCCATTTCATTGTGCTTACAGAAGCGAGATGAGAACCACTTGCCACCTGTATTGCTCTAA